From a region of the Oryza sativa Japonica Group chromosome 6, ASM3414082v1 genome:
- the LOC4340824 gene encoding uncharacterized protein yields the protein MEGAAVEDSAAAAPVVAPESAAEGDQRVEGAAGEDSVGPAVAPEASVDSDQHIEDAATEDGKHGSTEENFDVSPEEMRSVIEIIADTGKFWHDWSFLKRLLSLQLKQVLAEYSEGQVVSQEDGQLQNSFSGETYSELVIWLNDALLRFEEGPPFTLQRLCEILLDPKGTYTKLPKLALALEKNLLVTSTMTKCTDPYPAAHVSNLEATVMTENTSAVEVEPERLPEHPAAVPNGNVGGDADAEMADAEVEEPSNSHDVEMQEDKPDQISNVNPGATSDAAVTAETVDASEKSSDPQT from the exons ATGGAGGGTGCGGCGGTGGaggactcggcggcggcggcgcccgttgTGGCGCCGGAGTCCGCTGCCGAGGGAGACCAGCGTGTCGAGGGCGCGGCTGGGGAGGATTCGGTGGGGCCCGCTGTGGCGCCCGAAGCATCCGTCGATTCGGATCAGCATATCGAGGATGCAGCCACGGAGGACGGGAAGCATGG ATCTACAGAGGAAAATTTCGATGTCTCTCCTGAGGAAATGAGATCAGTCATAGAAATTATAGCTGACACGGGAAAGTTCTG GCATGATTGGAGCTTTCTCAAGAGATTGCTGTCTCTCCAATTGAAGCAG GTCTTGGCTGAATATTCTGAGGGTCAAGTGGTGAGCCAAGAGGATGGGCAGCTACAGAATTCTTTCTCTGGGGAGACATACTCCGAGCTTGTCATCTGGCTCAATGATG CTCTCTTGAGGTTCGAAGAAGGTCCTCCATTTACACTGCAAAGGCTATGTGAG ATTTTGTTGGATCCAAAAGGAACATATACTAAACTGCCAAAGCTTGCTTTGGCCTTGGAAAAG AACCTCCTGGTCACATCTACAATGACCAAGTGCACTGATCCATACCCAGCTGCTCATGTGTCAAATTTAGAAGCTACAGTAATGACAGAGAACACCAGCGCTGTTGAAGTAGAACCTGAAAGGCTGCCGGAACATCCTGCAGCAGTACCGAATGGAAATGTAGGAGGTGATGCTGATGCAGAAATGGCTGATGCGGAGGTTGAGGAGCCATCGAATAGCCACGATGTCGAGATGCAGGAGGACAAGCCTGACCAGATTTCAAATGTTAACCCTGGTGCTACCTCAGATGCTGCAGTTACTGCAGAAACAGTTGATGCTAGTGAAAAATCATCAGATCCGCAGACATGA
- the LOC4340822 gene encoding uncharacterized membrane protein At3g27390 isoform X3, producing the protein MATFEAVGEGVADKLTHCFLDGTVSTTAGACTVVRDATDFCFHSYFSLMDELIRKLGDNETPLDIKLSYLPHSMLAVLIAVPFDVFMISGVALWKSPCMLLKGWQRLCEDLVGREGPFLETVCVPFAGLSIILWPLAVIGAVVASFLSSFFFGMRAGLIAYQEASLQMGLAYMVSAVALFDEYTNDMLYLREGSCFPRPKYRKTDRMNNETGQNNEVRNATSPLGEKKHHHKTMKALQRSKTFMEAIQRLRPIQIWDWLFRSCELNGRILLGEGLISAEDMEECIIKGKCKKLSIKLPAWCILQCLIRSAKHDSHGLLISDDVEVTNFNWPKDKVFDWMLGPLLVIKEQMKQLELTEDEELCLRRLIMTNNNDKPSDWDDCGFPSSDNIRRARLQAIIRRLQGIVVNLSWVPSFRRRFIDLVKALYLEAVEAGAIDGSRSVKRKIEADAASAPGSKFDDKDGEGSSKGAAAVGIDAV; encoded by the exons ATGGCAACTTTCGAGGCTGTGGGTGAGGGTGTCGCGGACAAGCTCACCCATTGTTTTTTG GATGGCACGGTCAGTACAACAGCCGGAGCTTGCACGGTGGTGCGTGATGCTACCGATTTCTGCTTCCACTCATACTTCTCTCTTATGGATGAGCTCATAAGAAAATTGGGAGATAATGAAACTCCTCTTGACATCAA ACTGTCTTATCTACCACACAGCATGCTTGCTGTTCTTATTGCTGTTCCTTTCGACGTATTCATGATAAGTGGAGTGGCATTGTGGAAAAGCCCCTGCATGTTGTTGAAAGGATGGCAAAGGCTGTGCGAGGACTTGGTTGGAAGGGAAGGACCGTTTCTAGAAACAGTCTGTGTTCCTTTCGCTGGTTTGTCTATCATATTATGGCCACTTGCTGTAATTGGGGCAGTAGTTGCTTCATTTCTTAGCAGCTTCTTTTTTGGTATGCGTGCTGGATTAATTGCTTATCAG GAGGCTTCTCTCCAAATGGGACTAGCATATATGGTTTCAGCAGTAGCATTGTTCGACGAATACACAAATGATATGCTTTACTTAAGAGAAGGCTCATGTTTTCCAAG GCCCAAGTACCGAAAAACCGATAGGATGAATAACGAGACTGGTCAGAACAATGAAGTGCGCAATGCTACATCTCCATTGGGAGAAAAGAAACACCACCATAAAACCATGAAGGCTTTGCAGCGATCAAAGACATTTATGGAAGCTATCCAGCGGCTTAGACCAATTCAA ATATGGGATTGGCTCTTCCGATCTTGTGAGCTGAATGGAAGGATATTACTGGGTGAGGGATTGATTAGTGCTGAGGACATGGAAGAATGTATCATCAAAGGAAAATGCAAGAAATTAAGCATAAAGTTGCCTGCCTGGTGCATCCTTCAATGCCTGATACGATCTGCAAAACATGATTCGCATGGTTTGCTCATAT CTGACGATGTTGAAGTGACAAACTTCAACTGGCCTAAAGACAAAGTGTTTGACTGGATGCTTGGACCACTTCTTGTTATTAAGGAGCAAATGAAGCAATTAGAGCTAACTGAAGATGAGGAACTATGCTTAAGGAGGCTCATCATGACAAATAACAATGATAAACCATCTGACTGGGACGATTGTGGTTTCCCGTCAAGCGATAATATAAGGAGAGCTCGGCTGCAAGCGATAATCAGAAG GTTGCAAGGCATTGTTGTCAATTTGTCGTGGGTACCGAGCTTCAGGAGACGATTCATCGATCTGGTTAAGGCATTGTATCTCGAGGCGGTCGAGGCAGGCGCGATCGACGGCTCAAGGAGCGTGAAGCGCAAAATCGAGGCTGATGCTGCTTCTGCTCCTGGAAGCAAGTTTGATGACAAAGATGGGGAGGGCTCATCAAAGGGCGCAGCAGCAGTGGGCATTGATGCAGTGTGA
- the LOC4340822 gene encoding uncharacterized membrane protein At3g27390 isoform X1, with translation MQVPVGFLSKLWSFVSFLPFFLLLLLLGSIKAVLIGPIAAAIIFLGNSAVIIGLWPAHFIWTYYCVLKAERIGLVLKILAAILLPLPLLLLPVLAISGSLLGGIGYGVFIPLMATFEAVGEGVADKLTHCFLDGTVSTTAGACTVVRDATDFCFHSYFSLMDELIRKLGDNETPLDIKLSYLPHSMLAVLIAVPFDVFMISGVALWKSPCMLLKGWQRLCEDLVGREGPFLETVCVPFAGLSIILWPLAVIGAVVASFLSSFFFGMRAGLIAYQEASLQMGLAYMVSAVALFDEYTNDMLYLREGSCFPRPKYRKTDRMNNETGQNNEVRNATSPLGEKKHHHKTMKALQRSKTFMEAIQRLRPIQIWDWLFRSCELNGRILLGEGLISAEDMEECIIKGKCKKLSIKLPAWCILQCLIRSAKHDSHGLLISDDVEVTNFNWPKDKVFDWMLGPLLVIKEQMKQLELTEDEELCLRRLIMTNNNDKPSDWDDCGFPSSDNIRRARLQAIIRRLQGIVVNLSWVPSFRRRFIDLVKALYLEAVEAGAIDGSRSVKRKIEADAASAPGSKFDDKDGEGSSKGAAAVGIDAV, from the exons ATGCAGGTTCCTGTGGGTTTTCTCTCCAAGCTCTGGAGCTTTGTTTCCTTCCTGCCATTCTTCCTCTTGCTCCTCCTCCTTGGTTCCATCAAAG cTGTGCTAATTGGTCCAATTGCTGCCGCCATCATCTTTTTGGGGAATTCTGCTGTTATTATCGGCCTGTGGCCTGCTCATTTCATATGGACATACTACTGTGTTCTGAA AGCGGAGCGTATTGGACTAGTTTTGAAGATCCTTGCTGCGATACTGCTGCCATTGCCTTTGCTCCTGTTGCCAGTACTTGCTATTTCTGGGAGCCTTCTGGGTGGTATAGGATATGGAGTTTTCATTCCACTAATGGCAACTTTCGAGGCTGTGGGTGAGGGTGTCGCGGACAAGCTCACCCATTGTTTTTTG GATGGCACGGTCAGTACAACAGCCGGAGCTTGCACGGTGGTGCGTGATGCTACCGATTTCTGCTTCCACTCATACTTCTCTCTTATGGATGAGCTCATAAGAAAATTGGGAGATAATGAAACTCCTCTTGACATCAA ACTGTCTTATCTACCACACAGCATGCTTGCTGTTCTTATTGCTGTTCCTTTCGACGTATTCATGATAAGTGGAGTGGCATTGTGGAAAAGCCCCTGCATGTTGTTGAAAGGATGGCAAAGGCTGTGCGAGGACTTGGTTGGAAGGGAAGGACCGTTTCTAGAAACAGTCTGTGTTCCTTTCGCTGGTTTGTCTATCATATTATGGCCACTTGCTGTAATTGGGGCAGTAGTTGCTTCATTTCTTAGCAGCTTCTTTTTTGGTATGCGTGCTGGATTAATTGCTTATCAG GAGGCTTCTCTCCAAATGGGACTAGCATATATGGTTTCAGCAGTAGCATTGTTCGACGAATACACAAATGATATGCTTTACTTAAGAGAAGGCTCATGTTTTCCAAG GCCCAAGTACCGAAAAACCGATAGGATGAATAACGAGACTGGTCAGAACAATGAAGTGCGCAATGCTACATCTCCATTGGGAGAAAAGAAACACCACCATAAAACCATGAAGGCTTTGCAGCGATCAAAGACATTTATGGAAGCTATCCAGCGGCTTAGACCAATTCAA ATATGGGATTGGCTCTTCCGATCTTGTGAGCTGAATGGAAGGATATTACTGGGTGAGGGATTGATTAGTGCTGAGGACATGGAAGAATGTATCATCAAAGGAAAATGCAAGAAATTAAGCATAAAGTTGCCTGCCTGGTGCATCCTTCAATGCCTGATACGATCTGCAAAACATGATTCGCATGGTTTGCTCATAT CTGACGATGTTGAAGTGACAAACTTCAACTGGCCTAAAGACAAAGTGTTTGACTGGATGCTTGGACCACTTCTTGTTATTAAGGAGCAAATGAAGCAATTAGAGCTAACTGAAGATGAGGAACTATGCTTAAGGAGGCTCATCATGACAAATAACAATGATAAACCATCTGACTGGGACGATTGTGGTTTCCCGTCAAGCGATAATATAAGGAGAGCTCGGCTGCAAGCGATAATCAGAAG GTTGCAAGGCATTGTTGTCAATTTGTCGTGGGTACCGAGCTTCAGGAGACGATTCATCGATCTGGTTAAGGCATTGTATCTCGAGGCGGTCGAGGCAGGCGCGATCGACGGCTCAAGGAGCGTGAAGCGCAAAATCGAGGCTGATGCTGCTTCTGCTCCTGGAAGCAAGTTTGATGACAAAGATGGGGAGGGCTCATCAAAGGGCGCAGCAGCAGTGGGCATTGATGCAGTGTGA
- the LOC4340823 gene encoding uncharacterized protein — protein sequence MLLRSPARSSPHLRSLLRARGFISSASPSAATAAEGDDGKIVASVLFERLPVVIPKIHPVVYAFQEFSFRWRQQYRRKYPDDVLGKADARGKGDYQIDYVPAPRITDADKTNDRKSLQRALDNRLYLLLYGKAYGAPDDKPVWHFPEKVYDNEDTLRLCAESALKSVLGGLNNTYFVGNAPMAHMVVDQKEDSSISSFKRFFFKSQVVGATKYDIGKCQDHVWVTKDELLEYFPEHKAFFNKMIIHIR from the exons ATGCTGCTGcgatcgccggcgaggtcgagccCCCACCTCCGCTCGCTCCTGCGGGCGCGAGGCTTcatctcctccgcctcgccctcggccgccaccgcggcggAAGGGGACGACGGGAAGATCGTGGCGTCCGTGCTGTTCGAGCGCCTCCCCGTCGTCATCCCCAAGATCCACCCCGTCGTCTACGCCTTCCAAGAATTCTC GTTTCGGTGGAGGCAGCAGTACAGACGGAAGTACCCCGACGACGTGCTGGGAAAGGCCGACGCGAG GGGCAAGGGAGATTATCAGATAGATTATGTGCCTGCTCCAAGAATCACAGACGCTGACAAAACAAACGACAGGAA GTCACTACAACGAGCTCTTGATAATAGACTCTATCTCCTTCTGTATGGCAAGGCTTATGGGGCTCCTGATGACAAGCCTGTTTGGCATTTTCCAGAAAAAGTTTATGACAATGAAGACACTTTGCGATTG tGTGCTGAATCAGCATTAAAATCTGTTCTTGGTGGACTCAACAATACGTATTTTGTTGGCAACGCGCCAATGGCTCATATGGTAGTTGACCAGAAGGAAGATTCAAGCATTTCATCATTCAAG CGATTCTTCTTTAAGTCACAAGTGGTCGGTGCCACGAAATATGATATCGGAAAATGCCAGGACCACGTGTGGGTGACCAAAGATGAGTTACTGGAGTATTTTCCGGAGCACAAGGCTTTCTTCAACAAGATGATCATTCACATAAGATAG
- the LOC4340822 gene encoding uncharacterized membrane protein At3g27390 isoform X2 — protein sequence MQVPVGFLSKLWSFVSFLPFFLLLLLLGSIKAVLIGPIAAAIIFLGNSAVIIGLWPAHFIWTYYCVLKAERIGLVLKILAAILLPLPLLLLPVLAISGSLLGGIGYGVFIPLMATFEAVGEGVADKLTHCFLDGTVSTTAGACTVVRDATDFCFHSYFSLMDELIRKLGDNETPLDIKLSYLPHSMLAVLIAVPFDVFMISGVALWKSPCMLLKGWQRLCEDLVGREGPFLETVCVPFAGLSIILWPLAVIGAVVASFLSSFFFGMRAGLIAYQEASLQMGLAYMVSAVALFDEYTNDMLYLREGSCFPRPKYRKTDRMNNETGQNNEVRNATSPLGEKKHHHKTMKALQRSKTFMEAIQRLRPIQIWDWLFRSCELNGRILLGEGLISAEDMEECIIKGKCKKLSIKLPAWCILQCLIRSAKHDSHGLLISDDVEVTNFNWPKDKVFDWMLGPLLVIKEQMKQLELTEDEELCLRRLIMTNNNDKPSDWDDCGFPSSDNIRRARLQAIIRRETHHQQVARHCCQFVVGTELQETIHRSG from the exons ATGCAGGTTCCTGTGGGTTTTCTCTCCAAGCTCTGGAGCTTTGTTTCCTTCCTGCCATTCTTCCTCTTGCTCCTCCTCCTTGGTTCCATCAAAG cTGTGCTAATTGGTCCAATTGCTGCCGCCATCATCTTTTTGGGGAATTCTGCTGTTATTATCGGCCTGTGGCCTGCTCATTTCATATGGACATACTACTGTGTTCTGAA AGCGGAGCGTATTGGACTAGTTTTGAAGATCCTTGCTGCGATACTGCTGCCATTGCCTTTGCTCCTGTTGCCAGTACTTGCTATTTCTGGGAGCCTTCTGGGTGGTATAGGATATGGAGTTTTCATTCCACTAATGGCAACTTTCGAGGCTGTGGGTGAGGGTGTCGCGGACAAGCTCACCCATTGTTTTTTG GATGGCACGGTCAGTACAACAGCCGGAGCTTGCACGGTGGTGCGTGATGCTACCGATTTCTGCTTCCACTCATACTTCTCTCTTATGGATGAGCTCATAAGAAAATTGGGAGATAATGAAACTCCTCTTGACATCAA ACTGTCTTATCTACCACACAGCATGCTTGCTGTTCTTATTGCTGTTCCTTTCGACGTATTCATGATAAGTGGAGTGGCATTGTGGAAAAGCCCCTGCATGTTGTTGAAAGGATGGCAAAGGCTGTGCGAGGACTTGGTTGGAAGGGAAGGACCGTTTCTAGAAACAGTCTGTGTTCCTTTCGCTGGTTTGTCTATCATATTATGGCCACTTGCTGTAATTGGGGCAGTAGTTGCTTCATTTCTTAGCAGCTTCTTTTTTGGTATGCGTGCTGGATTAATTGCTTATCAG GAGGCTTCTCTCCAAATGGGACTAGCATATATGGTTTCAGCAGTAGCATTGTTCGACGAATACACAAATGATATGCTTTACTTAAGAGAAGGCTCATGTTTTCCAAG GCCCAAGTACCGAAAAACCGATAGGATGAATAACGAGACTGGTCAGAACAATGAAGTGCGCAATGCTACATCTCCATTGGGAGAAAAGAAACACCACCATAAAACCATGAAGGCTTTGCAGCGATCAAAGACATTTATGGAAGCTATCCAGCGGCTTAGACCAATTCAA ATATGGGATTGGCTCTTCCGATCTTGTGAGCTGAATGGAAGGATATTACTGGGTGAGGGATTGATTAGTGCTGAGGACATGGAAGAATGTATCATCAAAGGAAAATGCAAGAAATTAAGCATAAAGTTGCCTGCCTGGTGCATCCTTCAATGCCTGATACGATCTGCAAAACATGATTCGCATGGTTTGCTCATAT CTGACGATGTTGAAGTGACAAACTTCAACTGGCCTAAAGACAAAGTGTTTGACTGGATGCTTGGACCACTTCTTGTTATTAAGGAGCAAATGAAGCAATTAGAGCTAACTGAAGATGAGGAACTATGCTTAAGGAGGCTCATCATGACAAATAACAATGATAAACCATCTGACTGGGACGATTGTGGTTTCCCGTCAAGCGATAATATAAGGAGAGCTCGGCTGCAAGCGATAATCAGAAG AGAAACTCATCATCAACAGGTTGCAAGGCATTGTTGTCAATTTGTCGTGGGTACCGAGCTTCAGGAGACGATTCATCGATCTGGTTAA